Part of the Deinococcus fonticola genome, TTTCTGCAAAGCGCCGAGGAGACCGTTCACCCCAACATGGGCGAAGAACAGATCAAAACCCGCGCCGCCGGCCTGCGCAGCAACTTCGAGGGCCAGGACGTCGCCCAGCGCGGCCAGTGGGGCCTGACCCAGGCCAACATCGCCTTCGGCTTCCTGATGCTCGCCGCACGCGGCAAAGGCTACGACAGCGTGCCCATGCTGGGCTTCGACCCCGAGAAAGTGAAGGAACTCCTGGGCCTGCCCCAGCACGTGCAATTTGCCGGCATGCTGCCCATCGGTCACCGTGCCGAGGAAGGCTTCCCGCACCACCGCCACAACGTCGAGCGCATCAGCACGTTCTACTGAACCGATACCTCCGTGTGCGCGCGCCACTGAAGAACTGCCCAGCCAACGTGCCGGGCGGTTTTTTTAGCGGTAGCTGGGCGGTACAGTGGTCTATGACCGATGCCGCCTACTTCAGACAGCGTCGCCAGCAGGCCTTTGCACAGGCGCAGGTTGGACAGACGTACACTTACCGCCGCACCTTCACGGACGGCGACGTGTCGGTGTTCTGCGGCGTGACCGGGGATTTCAACCCGTTTCACCAGGACGACGAGTTCTCGCGTGAAGCCCCCTTCGGGCGGCGCATCGTGCCGGGCCTGCTGACGGGCAGCATGCTGACGCACATCGGCGGCATGCAGGGGTTTCTGGCGGCCGACATGCACTTCGAGTTCCGGCGGCCCGTGTTTATAGACGACACCGTGACGTGTGTGGTCGAGGTGCTGGAGAAGGACGAAAGCCGTAAACGCCTGCTGTGCGCGGCCTGCATGACCAACCAGGGCGGCGAAGTGGTCGTCCAGGCGACGTTCACGGGTTTTCCCACGTTCCCGCGCCTGCAGCCCGACGCGCCCGCAGGTCAGGCGTGAGCCGTAACCGGATTTCCTTTTTCGAGCGCCCTTACCCCGACGCGAACAGCGTCCTGATGTACGGAAAACGCCCCACCCTGGTGGACGCGGGCTTTGGCAGTGGCGTGCATGAGCTGGAAAGCTGGTTGACCGCTCAGGGCGTCTGTGCGGCCCGGCTGGCCCTGATCGTGAACACGCACCACCACACCGATCACGTGGGCGGAAACCACCACCTGCAAACCCACCACGGTACGCCCATTGCCGCGCACCCCTGGGAAGGCCGGGCCGTGAACCGCCGCGACCCGGAAGCGTGCCTGGGCCGCTGGCTCACGCAACCCGTGCAGGCGTACCACGTCACCCAGTTCCTGCGGGACGGGGACACCCTTAACGCTGGCGACTCGACCTGGCACGCTTTGCACACGCCCGGTCACTCGCTGGGGCACATCGTTTTGCACCGTGAGGGGGGCGGGATCACCGGGGACGCCCTCATGACCGGGGACATCGGGCGGCTCAACTTTCACCGGGATGGCCTGAACTCCGCCGAGCGAGCCCTGGAATCCCTGGACAGGCTGGCGGCACTGAACCTTGAAGTGGCTTACCCCGGTCACGGCCCCGTGATTACGGACGTTCCCAGCGCCATCAACGACGCCCGCACCCGCACGGAGAAAATGCTTGGGAACCCCATGAAGGCCGCCTGGCACGGCACCAAGCGTATTTTTGCTTTCGCCCTTATGAGCGAAGATCCCATGACCGAGCAGGACTTACACGCCTACCAGACCAGAAACCCCTGGATCACGGACTACGCCAGGGATGTCTTCCACGTCACGCCCACCAAATTCTTCACGCAACTGCTCGGGGAAATGACCCGTTCCGGCGCGGCCCGCTGGGAAGGCGACCATCTCATCATCACCAGGCCTTACCGACAGGCCACCCCCGGCTGG contains:
- a CDS encoding nitroreductase family protein; this translates as MTLTATKPLSMTEAIENRRSIRKFVQEPMNQDDLQDILRLASLAPTANNVQPTRFAVIQNKELQARLQEAAYNQGQVTSAPAVIVVYSDMEDFLQSAEETVHPNMGEEQIKTRAAGLRSNFEGQDVAQRGQWGLTQANIAFGFLMLAARGKGYDSVPMLGFDPEKVKELLGLPQHVQFAGMLPIGHRAEEGFPHHRHNVERISTFY
- a CDS encoding MaoC family dehydratase; this encodes MTDAAYFRQRRQQAFAQAQVGQTYTYRRTFTDGDVSVFCGVTGDFNPFHQDDEFSREAPFGRRIVPGLLTGSMLTHIGGMQGFLAADMHFEFRRPVFIDDTVTCVVEVLEKDESRKRLLCAACMTNQGGEVVVQATFTGFPTFPRLQPDAPAGQA
- a CDS encoding MBL fold metallo-hydrolase, yielding MSRNRISFFERPYPDANSVLMYGKRPTLVDAGFGSGVHELESWLTAQGVCAARLALIVNTHHHTDHVGGNHHLQTHHGTPIAAHPWEGRAVNRRDPEACLGRWLTQPVQAYHVTQFLRDGDTLNAGDSTWHALHTPGHSLGHIVLHREGGGITGDALMTGDIGRLNFHRDGLNSAERALESLDRLAALNLEVAYPGHGPVITDVPSAINDARTRTEKMLGNPMKAAWHGTKRIFAFALMSEDPMTEQDLHAYQTRNPWITDYARDVFHVTPTKFFTQLLGEMTRSGAARWEGDHLIITRPYRQATPGWASTPTNVSDWPPASAEWT